CGTCGCGCCGCTGGCCGCCGAGGTCGACCGCAGCAACGCCTTCCCCAATGACCTCTGGTCCGAGATGGGTGAGCTGGGCCTGCTGGGCATCACCGTGGCCGAGGAATACGGCGGGTCCGGCATGGGCTATCTGGCCCATGTCGTCGCCGTCGAGGAGATCGCGCGCGCCAGCGCCAGCGTCAGCCTGTCCTATGGCGCGCATTCGAACCTCTGCGTGAACCAGATCAAGCTGAACGGCACCGACGCGCAGCGCGCGAAATTCCTGCCCGATTTGTGCAGCGGCAAGGCCGTGGGCGCCTTGGCCATGTCCGAGGAGGGCGCGGGAAGCGATGTCGTCGGCATGAAGCTGCGGGCCGAGAAGAAGAACGACCGCTATGTGCTCAACGGCAGCAAGTACTGGATCACCAACGCGCCCGATGCGCACACGCTCGTGGTCTATGCCAAGACCGATCCCGATGCGGGGTCGCGCGGCATCACCGCCTTCATCGTCGAACGCGGCATGGCGGGGTTCACCACCGGCCCGCATTTCGACAAGCTGGGGATGCGCGGATCGAATACGGGCGAGCTGATCTTCGACAATGTCGAGATCCCGTTCGGGAACGTCCTGGGCGAGGAGGGCCGGGGCGTTCGGGTGCTGATGTCGGGCCTGGACTACGAGAGGGTGGTCCTGGCCGGCATCGGCACCGGCATCATGGCGGCCTGCCTGGACGCGGTCCTGCCCTATGTCGCCGAGCGCAAGCAGTTCGGCCAGCCGGTAGGGTCCTTCCAGCTGATGCAGGGCAAGATCGCCGACATGTATGTCGCGCTGAACACCGCCCGGGCCTATGTCTACGAGGTCGCGCGGGCCTGCGACGCCGCCAAGGTGACGCGGCAGGATGCGGCGGGCGCGGTGCTGTATGCCAGCGAGCAGGCGATGGTGCAGGCGCATCAGGCCGTGCAGGCGCTTGGCGGGGCCGGGTTCCTCAATGACAGCGCGGTCAGCCGCCTCTTCCGCGACGCCAAGCTGATGGAGATCGGCGCCGGCACCAGCGAGATCCGCCGGATGCTGATCGGGCGCGAGCTGATGGGCCTGGTGTGATGCGCCCCCTGCTGCTGGCACTGGTGCTGGCCGGCCCCGCCGCCGCCCAGGATGGCCCGCCGCCCTTCGATGCCGGTCCGCTGACCGCCTGCCTCGAGGGCGAGGCCCCCCATGACGGCTGCATCGGCCTGGCGTCGGCGGCCTGCATGGCGGGTCCGGACGGCCAGACCACCGTCGGCATGGGCTTCTGCCTCGATGCCGAGCGTCAGATCTGGGACGACCGCCTGAACACCGCCTACGGCGCGCTGATGGAGCGGGCCGTGGCCACGGATGCCGAGATGACCGGCCTGGGCTCCTCCGCCCCCCCGCAGGCCCCCGCGCTGCGCGAGATGCAGCGGGACTGGATCGCCTATCGCGACGCCGCCTGCACCTACGAGGCCGTCCGGTGGGGCGGCGGCACCGGCGCGGGCCCGGCCGCGACCCAATGCGCCCTGACCCTGACCGCACGCCAGACCCTCTGGCTGGACGGCTATCTGGTCAAGGGCCGCTGAGCCATGCGCCCGACCGCCCACCCCCCGCACACGGCCCCCGCCGAGGAGACGACCCGATGAAGCTGACCTCGACCGCGCTGCCCTCCTCGGACCAGTTCCGCGCCAATCGCGACGCCCATCTGGCGCTGCTGGCGGATGTGCGCGCCGTGGCCGAGGCCGCCGCCGCCGGGGGCGGCCCCCGCGCGATGGAGCGTCATACCGCGCGCGGCAAGATGCCCCCGCGCGAACGGGTGGCCAACCTGCTGGATCCGGGCAGCCCCTTCCTCGAGGTCGGCGCCACGGCGGCGCATGGCCTCTACGACGGGGCGGCGCCGGCAGCGGGCGTGATCGCGGGCGTGGGCCGGGTGCATGGGCAAGACGTGATGGTCGTGGCCAATGACGCCACCGTCAAGGGCGGCACCTATTACCCGATGACCGTCAAGAAGCACCTGCGCGCCCA
Above is a window of Paracoccus liaowanqingii DNA encoding:
- a CDS encoding isovaleryl-CoA dehydrogenase — translated: MFTKGMDFDLGEDVNALRDMVHRWAQERVAPLAAEVDRSNAFPNDLWSEMGELGLLGITVAEEYGGSGMGYLAHVVAVEEIARASASVSLSYGAHSNLCVNQIKLNGTDAQRAKFLPDLCSGKAVGALAMSEEGAGSDVVGMKLRAEKKNDRYVLNGSKYWITNAPDAHTLVVYAKTDPDAGSRGITAFIVERGMAGFTTGPHFDKLGMRGSNTGELIFDNVEIPFGNVLGEEGRGVRVLMSGLDYERVVLAGIGTGIMAACLDAVLPYVAERKQFGQPVGSFQLMQGKIADMYVALNTARAYVYEVARACDAAKVTRQDAAGAVLYASEQAMVQAHQAVQALGGAGFLNDSAVSRLFRDAKLMEIGAGTSEIRRMLIGRELMGLV
- a CDS encoding lysozyme inhibitor LprI family protein translates to MRPLLLALVLAGPAAAQDGPPPFDAGPLTACLEGEAPHDGCIGLASAACMAGPDGQTTVGMGFCLDAERQIWDDRLNTAYGALMERAVATDAEMTGLGSSAPPQAPALREMQRDWIAYRDAACTYEAVRWGGGTGAGPAATQCALTLTARQTLWLDGYLVKGR